The following are encoded together in the Panicum virgatum strain AP13 chromosome 6K, P.virgatum_v5, whole genome shotgun sequence genome:
- the LOC120712684 gene encoding U-box domain-containing protein 15-like, with product MPPPTQPPPSSPDDPEPSVAREMDDEDLVEELLVTVNSARAFAEFRRAQRKECANLLRWLQLVLPLLEELRDAAPRLTDDAYRRLTLLGRALAAARRLLRSCHDGSKIYLALESETVLAKFRSVYEKMHSALDGMPYAELAISDEVKEQVELMNAQLMRCKKRTDTQDMELSMDIMVILQNKEDERNADRAILERLAKKLELQTLAELRAETKAVKKIINERNGQQGDSTKQIIDLLNKFKEIAGVDEKNVLGDVSMPRSLDKCPSLMIPNDFLCPITLEIMTDPVIVASGQTYERRSIQKWLDSGERTCPKTRQPLAHLSLAPNYALKNLILQWCEKNMVELQKREPEPAAGEQDDKRKEDIPSLVEGLSSLHPDVQRKAAKKIRMLSKESPENRSLIADSGGIPALIGLLACPDKKVQENTVTSLLNLSIDDKNKVLITRGGAIPLVIEILRNGSPEAQENSAATLFSLSMLDENKAAIGSLGGLAPLVELLRSGTARGKKDAATAIFNLVLTPQNKARATQAGIVPALLRVMDDRGLGMVDEALSIFLLLSSHAACRAEIGTTAFVEKLVRLIKDGTPKNKECALSVLLELGTNSRPLLVHGLRFGLHEDLSKIAKNGTSRAQRKANSLIKLARKC from the exons ATGCCGCCAccgacgcagccgccgccgtcgtccccggACGACCCGGAGCCCTCGGTGGCGCGGGAGATGGACGACGAGGACCTCGTGGAGGAGCTCCTGGTCACCGTCAACTCGGCCCGGGCCTTCGCCGAGTTCCGCCGCGCGCAGCGCAAGGAGTGCGCCAACCTCCTGCGCTGGCTGCAGCTCGTCCTCCCGCTCCTCGAGGAGCTCCGCGACGCCGCGCCCCGGCTCACCGACGACGCCTACCGCCGCCTCACCCTGCTCGGCCGCGCGCTCGCTGCCGCGCGGCGCCTCCTCCGCTCCTGCCACGACGGCAGCAAGATCTACCTG GCGCTTGAGAGCGAGACCGTGCTGGCCAAGTTCCGCAGCGTGTACGAGAAGATGCACAGCGCGCTGGACGGGATGCCGTACGCCGAGCTCGCCATCTCCGACGAGGTCAAGGAGCAA GTCGAGCTGATGAACGCGCAGCTGATGAGGTGCAAGAAGCGAACGGACACGCAGGACATGGAGCTGTCGATGGATATCATGGTGATCCTCCAGAACAAGGAGGACGAGAGGAACGCCGACAGGGCGATCCTGGAGAGGCTGGCCAAGAAGCTGGAGCTGCAGACGCTGGCGGAGCTGAGGGCGGAGACCAAGGCCGTAAAGAAGATCATCAACGAGCGGAACGGGCAGCAAGGCGACAGCACCAAGCAGATCATCGACCTGCTCAACAAGTTCAAGGAGATCGCCGGCGTCGACGAGAAGAACGTCCTGGGCGATGTCTCCATGCCCAGGAGCTTGGACAAGTGCCCCTCCCTGATGATCCCCAACGACTTCCTCTGCCCAATAACGCTGGAGATCATGACCGATCCTGTCATCGTCGCCAGTGGACAG ACGTACGAAAGAAGAAGCATTCAGAAGTGGCTGGACAGCGGAGAGAGGACGTGCCCCAAGACACGGCAGCCACTGGCGCACCTGTCGTTGGCGCCCAACTACGCTCTGAAGAACCTGATACTGCAGTGGTGCGAGAAGAACATGGTGGAGCTGCAGAAGAGGGAGCCagagcccgccgccggcgagcaggacGACAAGCGCAAGGAGGACATCCCGTCGCTGGTGGAAGGCCTGTCGTCGCTCCACCCCGACGTGCAGCGGAAGGCGGCGAAGAAGATCCGGATGCTCTCCAAGGAGAGCCCCGAGAACCGGTCGCTCATCGCCGACAGCGGCGGCATCCCCGCCCTGATCGGCCTGCTGGCCTGCCCGGACAAGAAGGTGCAGGAGAACACGGTGACCTCGCTGCTGAACCTGTCCATCGACGACAAGAACAAGGTGCTCATCACCAGGGGAGGCGCCATCCCGCTCGTCATCGAGATCCTCCGCAACGGCAGCCCGGAGGCGCAGGAGAACTCCGCGGCGACGCTCTTCAGCCTGTCCATGCTCGACGAGAACAAGGCGGCGATCGGAAGCCTGGGAGGGCTGGCCCCGCTGGTGGAGCTCCTCCGGAGCGGCACCGCGCGGGGGAAGAAGGACGCCGCCACGGCCATCTTCAACCTGGTGCTCACCCCGCAGAACAAGGCCCGGGCCACGCAGGCGGGCATCGTGCCGGCGCTGCTCCGGGTGATGGACGACAGGGGGCTCGGCATGGTGGACGAGGCGCTGTCCATCTTCCTGCTGCTGTCGTCCCACGCCGCGTGCCGCGCCGAGATCGGGACGACGGCGTTCGTGGAGAAGCTGGTGCGGCTGATCAAGGACGGCACGCCCAAGAACAAGGAGTGCGCGCTGTCCGTGCTGCTGGAGCTGGGCACCAACAGCAGGCCGCTGCTGGTGCACGGGCTCAGGTTCGGCCTCCACGAGGACCTCTCCAAGATCGCCAAGAACGGCACCAGCAGAGCGCAGAGGAAGGCAAACTCGCTCATTAAGCTGGCGCGCAAGTGCTAG
- the LOC120712689 gene encoding 14-3-3-like protein GF14-A: MAAGAGTREEMVYMAKLAEQAERYEEMVEFMEKVAAAAGAGELTVEERNLLSVAYKNVIGARRASWRIVSSIEQKEEARGAAGHAAAARDYRGRVEAELSGICAGILRLLDDRLVPAAAAVDAKVFYLKMKGDYHRYLAEFKTGAERKDAADSTLAAYQAAQDIAIKELPPTHPIRLGLALNFSVFYYEILNSPDRACSLAKQAFDEAISELDTLGEESYKDSTLIMQLLRDNLTLWTSDMQDDGGDEMRDASKPEDEQ, encoded by the exons atggcggcgggAGCAGGGACGCGGGAGGAGATGGTGTACATGGCGAAGCTGGCGGAGCAGGCGGAGCGGTACGAGGAGATGGTGGAGTTCATGGAGAaggtcgccgcggcggcgggcgccggggAGCTCACCGTCGAGGAGCGCAACCTGCTGTCGGTCGCCTACAAGAACGTCATCggcgcgcgccgcgcgtcgTGGCGCATCGTCTCTTCCATCGAGCAGAAGGAGGAGgcccgcggcgccgcgggccacgccgctgccgccaggGACTACCGCGGCCGCGTCGAGGCCGAGCTCTCCGGCATCTGCGCGGGGATCCTGCGCCTCCTCGACGACCgcctcgtccccgccgccgccgccgtcgacgccaaGGTCTTCTACCTCAAGATGAAGGGCGACTACCACCGCTACCTCGCCGAGTTCAAGACCGGAGCCGAGCGCAAGGACGCCGCTGACTCCACCCTAGCCGCCTACCAGGCCGCCCAG GACATAGCCATAAAGGAGCTGCCGCCCACACACCCCATCAGGCTCGGCCTCGCGCTCAACTTCTCCGTCTTCTACTACGAGATCCTCAACTCGCCGGACCGCGCGTGCTCGCTCGCCAAGCAG GCCTTCGATGAAGCCATTTCAGAACTGGACACTCTTGGGGAAGAGTCCTACAAGGATAGCACCCTGATCATGCAGCTTCTTCGTGACAACCTCACCTTGTGGACTTCTGACATGCAG GATGATGGCGGCGATGAAATGAGGGATGCCAGCAAGCCCGAGGATGAGCAGTAG
- the LOC120639234 gene encoding plant cysteine oxidase 1-like yields the protein MAVAFPPHIMALSKVQRLYDACDVVFASPAAGAGAPTLGEIRWLQKILDGVEAADVGIDDGENPEASSSSDDELSPKGGRLLSARAFTRITYVHIHQCEDFSMGVFCFPAGATLPLHDHPEMVVLSKLLYGSVRVRSYDWVAAPPRPAARKCGLARVVAADEVRRAPCEASVLFPRSGGNLHAFTAVTPCAILDVLTPPYSEERGRPSTYFSDVLIPSLPGFAFLEETDLPEDFSVAGAPYLGPELTVDMDDYDDDYDDYDE from the exons ATGGCCGTGGCGTTCCCGCCGCACATCATGGCGCTGAGCAAGGTGCAGCGGCTGTACGACGCCTGCGACGTCGTGttcgcgtcgccggcggcgggggcgggggcgcccACGCTCGGCGAGATCAGGTGGCTGCAGAAAATCCTCG ATGGCGTCGAGGCAGCGGACGTCGGGATCGACGACGGCGAGAATCCggaggcgtcgtcgtcgtcggacgacGAGCTGAGCCCCAAGGGCGGCCGGCTCCTGTCGGCGCGGGCGTTCACGCGCATCACCTACGTGCACATCCACCAGTGCGAGGATTTCTCG ATGGGCGTGTTCTGCTTCCCGGCCGGCGCGACGCTGCCGCTGCACGACCACCCGGAGATGGTGGTGCTGAGCAAGCTCCTGTACGGCTCCGTGCGCGTGCGCTCGTACGACTgggtcgccgcgccgccgcgccccgccgcaagAAAAt gtgggctGGCCAGGGTGGTGGCCGCGGACGAGGTGCGGCGCGCGCCGTGCGAGGCGTCGGTGCTGTTCCCGCGGAGCGGCGGCAACCTGCACGCGTTCACCGCCGTGACGCCGTGCGCGATCCTCGACGTGCTCACGCCGCCCTACTCGGAGGAGCGCGGCCGCCCGTCCACCTACTTCAGCGACGTCCTCATCCCGTCTCTCCCAG GTTTTGCGTTCTTGGAGGAGACGGATCTGCCCGAGGATTTCAGTGTCGCTGGGGCGCCGTACCTTGGGCCTGAGCTGACGGTAGATATGGATGATTACGATGACGATTACGATGACTACGACGAGTAG
- the LOC120712690 gene encoding wall-associated receptor kinase 2-like, protein MLLTLTIIAVLVSARPGAATAPRPSAAPSCQRRCGDMEIPYPFGIGRGCYLYTGEGDTTFGLTCNLTADGTYKTFCYEVEVIGISLRRGQARVRSDIRSWCYNRTSMSMDENNGWWVDFTDSQFRLSDEDNRFTVIGCNSLAYVGSANTGSKYMTGCMATCPAAGRLENGSCSGMGCCQAAIPRGINTYEVQFDDRFNTSRTSGFSRCSYAALVEAAAFDFRITYVTDDDFMESTGGKAPLVLDWVVGKETCAEAARNTTAYMCASSNSECVDSRNGPGYLCNCSRGYDGNPYVHDVCQDVNECTSFKYPCSAALFLEPVSTLLEVSSVLALTRQEATLTVARARLIILNLVCTWQLVRHRPRPLTSTSFLPFLKS, encoded by the exons ATGCTCCTTACACTGACAATAATCGCCGTGCTCGTGTCGGCACGGCCGGGAGCTGCAACCGCACCGAGGCCGAGCGCGGCTCCCTCTTGCCAGCGCCGGTGCGGCGACATGGAGATCCCTTACCCGTTCGGCATCGGCCGCGGCTGCTACCTCTACACCGGCGAAGGCGACACCACCTTCGGCCTCACCTGCAACCTCACCGCCGACGGCACCTACAAGACCTTCTGCTACGAGGTCGAGGTCATCGGGATCTCCCTGCGCCGTGGCCAGGCGCGCGTCCGCAGCGACATCCGGTCCTGGTGCTACAACCGCACGTCCATGTCCATGGACGAGAACAACGGCTGGTGGGTCGACTTCACCGACTCGCAGTTCCGGCTCTCCGACGAGGACAACCGCTTCACCGTCATCGGCTGCAACTCGCTGGCCTACGTGGGATCCGCCAATACCGGGTCCAAGTACATGACCGGGTGCATGGCCACctgcccggccgccggccggctggAGAACGGCTCGTGCTCCGGCATGGGCTGCTGCCAGGCGGCCATCCCCCGGGGGATCAACACGTACGAGGTGCAGTTCGACGACAGGTTCAACACCTCCAGGACCAGCGGGTTCAGCCGCTGCAGCTACGCCGCGCTGGTGGAGGCCGCGGCGTTCGACTTCCGGATCACGTACGTCACCGACGACGACTTCATGGAGTCGACCGGCGGGAAGGCGCCGCTGGTGCTCGACTGGGTGGTCGGGAAGGAGACGtgcgcggaggcggcgaggaACACGACGGCGTACATGTGCGCCAGCAGCAACAGCGAGTGCGTCGATTCCAGGAACGGCCCGGGCTATCTCTGCAACTGCTCGAGAGGGTACGACGGCAACCCCTACGTCCATGACGTCTGCCAAG ACGTTAACGAGTGCACAAGCTTCAAGTACCCCTGCTCGGCTGCTCTGTTCCTGGAACCTGTGTCAACACTCCTGGAGGTTTCGTCTGTTCTTGCCCTGACAAGACAAGAGGCAACGCTTACAGTGGCACGTGCGAGGCTCATAATTCTCAACTTGGTGTGCACATGGCAGTTGGTACGTCACCGTCCACGCCCACTTACCTCAACGAGCTTTTTACCGTTCTTGAAAAGTTGA
- the LOC120712685 gene encoding pentatricopeptide repeat-containing protein At1g09410, mitochondrial-like, producing the protein MRPLPSPATVAARRLIRDNQRISELARAGDLAAARRVFDAMPRRDVVSWNALLTALWRGGRDHLPAARRLFDAMPARNAISWNSIVAGCLAHGDLAAASAYFARAPARNVATWNAMLAGLVRLGRLEDAERLFGEMPARNVVSYTTMVDALAQRGEVARARDVFDTMPERNLVSWAVMISGYVENSMFTEARELFEAMPEKNVVACTAMITGYCKEGDVESARRLFDGVRVKDVISWNAMISGYVHNGYGEEAMRLHIVMHKEGVKPDHATIIAVLTACSALALLRQGKSAHAIAIKTLLESSTSFSNALMTMYSRCGSVGESELVFVNLKSQDIVSWNTIIATYAQHGKYQKVITLFHEMGVRGLTPDDITFLSVLSACGHAGMVDVSLKLFDLMSSKYGISPRAEHYACIVDILSRAGQLEKACNYIKEMPLEAEKNVWGALLGACQTHGYVQLGELAAKMLVQSDSENSGPYVMLSNIYAAAGMWGQVNQIRGQMKERGVKKQPGYSWTEIANEVHMFVGGDASHPEMSKIISELRKINFHMKMVTNETHIMAELA; encoded by the exons ATGCGCCCGCTCCCCAGCCCCGCCAcggtcgccgcccgccgcctcatCCGTGACAACCAGCGCATCAGCGAGCTCGCCCGCGCGGGCGACCTTGCCGCGGCGCGCCGGGTGTTCGACGCGATGCCGCGGCGCGACGTCGTCTCCTGGAACGCGCTCCTCACCGCGCTCTGGCGCGGCGGGCGAGACCacctccccgccgcgcgccgcctcttCGACGCCATGCCCGCCCGCAACGCCATATCCTGGAACTCGATCGTCGCGGGGTGCCTCGCGCACGGGGACCTGGCCGCGGCCTCCGCCTACTTCGCGCGCGCCCCGGCGCGGAACGTGGCCACGTGGAACGCCATGCTCGCGGGGCTCGTCCGGCTCGGCCGCCTGGAGGACGCGGAGAGGCTGTTCGGAGAAATGCCCGCGAGGAACGTGGTGTCGTACACAACCATGGTGGACGCCCTCGCCCAGCGCGGGGAGGTGGCGAGGGCGCGGGACGTGTTTGACACAATGCCCGAGAGGAACCTCGTGTCGTGGGCAGTGATGATCAGCGGGTATGTTGAAAACAGCATGTTCACCGAGGCAAGGGAACTGTTTGAAGCTATGCCGGAGAAGAATGTTGTGGCGTGCACTGCGATGATCACGGGGTACTGCAAAGAGGGGGATGTGGAGAGTGCAAGGAGGCTGTTTGATGGGGTTCGTGTTAAGGATGTCATATCCTGGAATGCTATGATCTCAG GATATGTTCATAATGGATACGGAGAAGAAGCTATGAGACTGCATATTGTAATGCACAAAGAAGGTGTAAAACCAGATCATGCAACAATTATTGCGGTCCTGACTGCATGCTCTGCTCTTGCTTTGCTCAGACAAGGAAAGTCCGCACATGCTATTGCCATCAAAACATTGTTAGAATCTAGCACCTCTTTTTCTAATGCTTTGATGACAATGTACAGCAGATGTGGCAGTGTGGGTGAATCAGAGTTAGTCTTCGTAAATCTTAAAAGCCAGGACATTGTTTCTTGGAACACAATAATTGCCACGTATGCACAACATGGTAAATATCAGAAAGTTATCACACTATTCCATGAGATGGGAGTCCGTGGGCTCACACCTGATGACATTACCTTCCTTAGTGTGTTATCAGCATGCGGGCATGCTGGCATGGTGGATGTAAGCTTGAAATTGTTTGATCTGATGTCATCCAAATACGGAATATCTCCAAGAGCTGAACACTATGCTTGCATTGTGGATATACTGAGCCGAGCAGGGCAGTTGGAGAAAGCTTGTAATTATATAAAAGAGATGCCATTAGAAGCTGAGAAGAATGTTTGGGGTGCCTTGCTTGGAGCTTGTCAGACACACGGTTATGTGCAGCTGGGCGAACTTGCAGCTAAGATGCTTGTTCAGTCAGACTCCGAAAATTCAGGGCCTTATGTGATGCTTTCAAATATATATGCTGCTGCTGGCATGTGGGGTCAAGTCAATCAAATAAGAGGTCAGATGAAAGAAAGAGGGGTGAAGAAACAACCTGGATACAGTTGGACGGAGATCGCTAATGAAGTTCATATGTTTGTGGGTGGAGATGCATCTCATCCAGAGATGAGCAAGATCATATCTGAGCTGAGAAAAATCAACTTCCATATGAAAATGGTCACCAATGAAACTCATATAATGGCAGAACTGGCATAA
- the LOC120712686 gene encoding WEB family protein At4g27595, chloroplastic-like: MFSFRSRPSSNGNKVPDSGFLDESDMQKQLNRLQEELRKEREEKARALDEIEELRKTNTNRNKKLKSNGAEGQVDLADRLQQLEGELEAARDSEKKMLLSLEAQTKQLEQTKVSLEEAKLEIASLRDSSKSLEAFNPGKQPVKNLRKRGVMSFSFADPGEVETWSLQRELKLAVESEEKCKKAMDDLAIALKEQSTEAREAKGKLLLAQSELNNARTEVESLKASLENATDKLQMAVEEAGRLKVESDELAAASKEKERGLVDCIKMFEEELSKGKQENEKLIESQRVIRDENSRLREMLKHAVGEANVARESLEIARVENSRLNEQIFEKESALQSIKQEYESLKVSEAAAQSSIRELKDMIDAMFSSESTKTSAEASPRDAKRGEMKVSSVAADDVYFDGQRSTRLEDIKNPGKQKKKTILRKFSEIMKKSNSQNAI, encoded by the exons ATGTTTTCTTTCAGGTCCAG GCCATCTTCCAATGGAAACAAAGTCCCAGACTCGGGCTTCTTGGACGAATCAGACATGCAAAAACAACTGAACAGACTGCAGGAGGAGctgaggaaggagagagaggagaaggcGCGTGCCCTAGATGAGATCGAAGAGCTCAGGAAGACGAACACGAATAGGAACAAAAAGTTGAAAAGCAATGGGGCCGAAGGGCAGGTGGACCTTGCAGACAGATTACAGCAGTTGGAAGGTGAACTGGAGGCTGCAAGAGATTCAGAGAAGAAGATGCTGCTGTCTTTGGAGGCCCAAACAAAGCAGCTTGAGCAGACTAAGGTATCTCTGGAGGAGGCCAAGCTTGAGATAGCTTCACTAAGAGACAGCAGCAAAAGTTTAGAAGCCTTTAATCCCGGTAAGCAGCCAGTGAAGAATTTGAGGAAAAGGGGCGTGATGTCCTTCTCCTTTGCTGATCCGGGTGAAGTGGAGACATGGTCACTACAGCGAGAGCTCAAACTCGCTGTGGAATCCGAGGAGAAGTGCAAGAAGGCCATGGATGACCTGGCCATAGCCTTGAAAGAGCAAAGCACAGAGGCCAGAGAGGCAAAAGGGAAGCTTCTATTGGCACAATCTGAGTTGAATAATGCAAGGACTGAAGTGGAGAGCTTGAAAGCCTCGTTAGAAAATGCAACGGACAAGCTCCAGATGGCAGTGGAAGAGGCAGGGCGACTAAAGGTTGAGTCAGATGAATTGGCAGCAGCatcaaaagagaaagagaggggaCTCGTTGATTGCATCAAGATGTTTGAGGAGGAGCTAAGTAAAGGAAAGCAAGAGAATGAAAAGTTGATTGAATCACAGAGGGTGATCAGAGATGAAAATTCTAGGCTTAGGGAAATGCTGAAGCATGCAGTGGGTGAAGCTAATGTAGCAAGGGAATCACTGGAGATTGCCAGGGTGGAGAACTCTCGCCTTAATGAACAGATCTTCGAGAAAGAGAGTGCCTTACAGAGTATCAAGCAAGAATATGAATCCCTTAAGGTCAGTGAGGCAGCAGCACAGAGTAGTATTAGAGAGTTGAAGGATATGATTGATGCTATGTTCAGTTCAGAATCGACCAAAACCTCAGCAGAAGCATCTCCTCGGGATGCCAAGCGAGGTGAGATGAAAGTAAGTTCAGTGGCAGCAGATGATGTGTATTTTGATGGCCAAAGATCTACTCGCCTGGAGGACATCAAGAATCCTGGAAAACAGAAAAAGAAGACAATTCTCAGAAAGTTTAGTGAAATAATGAAGAAAAGCAACTCTCAAAATGCAATCTAG